Sequence from the Nasonia vitripennis strain AsymCx chromosome 5, Nvit_psr_1.1, whole genome shotgun sequence genome:
ATGAGGGAGAGTACTCGCGGTAACCCCGGATGAAGATGGATGGATATTTTACGCGGCCGCGTTATCTGTTGCGCTCGTGAATCAGGGATTTTCGCAGCCGAGGCGACGCGCTACTCTGCGCTGTCCTGGAAAATATGTTCGGGAATGTTTGTTGCGCCCGCGCTCGCGCTACAGTACCGGATTTTGCTCGAGAGAATGATGAGCGCTGCGGGGGTGGAATAGCAAATTTTTCCCTGCGAGACTTGCCTTTGAATTCTCTATATGATTTTTACATTGCGAAACACAGTCGAGCTTTTTCCTGGAACTTATTTTATGCACTGAATTTGTGCAGCGCATGCACCTATCTGCAGACTGATACGAAACCAACGAGTGTATCGCACTCCGAAGTATCGttgtttcaatttttcattctGTAGCGTTTTTCGAACGCTCCGCGCATCAATCGTGGGCGGGAAAATCGTCGAGCggtaaaaaaacttttataaacACACGTCACGGGTATTTCAGCGGGAATACAACGATTCCGAGCCTCGCTTCGCTATTCGACCGAAGCCTTTATCGGGCACATAACCAAGAAGTGCGGCGttcgaataattttttcaaacgccCACCAGAGCTTGCAAGCGCATACACACAGGGCTTTGAACAGTTAACGGCGGCAAATCGAAGCGCGTAATCGTTGCTCGGTCGCGCGATGCTTGATCCCTTTATCGATATAGCCTTTCACACTTTTATTGGGCCTCgggtttatattttttttccaccGGGGATAGGGCTTTAAGCTCGAACGTGGCTTCGATCGTTTCGGGCTTATTTCGGGATTCCCGATTAGGAATTTTTCACGGTCCGGTTGTAAGCGTTTAACGGCCTTTTTTGTTGGGAGATTTTTTTGTCGATGCTGTTGTCGAGTCGTTGTTTTATCCGTGTAGGTATAAAAATGtactgattttatttttttatcttttaggTAAGGATAGACGTTTTTACACCGAGTATTTCACTTTCAACGAATATGCGTAAGTAATATTTTCGAAAGCTATAAAactcgtttataaaaaaattcattcagTGAAACATCACAGGGCGCaatcaaaatttcaaattagaCCACTCGATCATCGACAAACACTCTCCTCGCAAtaagtttctctctctctctctctctctctctctctctctctctctctctcgatagcCGAAAATGAAATTTCCCACCGAATCAATCTTTCcaacgaaaaagaaaacacacaTCCCCAGCCATACGCGTGTGCAAAAAATTCTCTCCTCTCACCTATATACGAACGAACTCGCGGCACTCAATCAACTCGGCCCGGTGTGGAGAggcaacgaaaaaaaatacacacaacACCGCTCGCGAAAGACGTCTCCCACGTCGATCATAACCGTAAAAACCGGATGGGCTGTATTTATAGCTCATAACTGACGCGCGCTTTTATAAACAGCCGTGCGGAAAGGAGAAATCGTTCGCGGGCGCGCATCAGTGCCGTCGTAAAAAGTCGCGATCCTGTGTATTGTCAAGTCGTTCTCGCCGCGAGGGGATTTGTCTTTGAAGATGAGATCGTCgattctcctttttttctcccttcaCTCATATAACCAAAAATACCGCGAATAACATCTCGGTTTCACTTCTCGGCGAAATTTTCGATGAGGCGGCAAAGGGAATCCGAGAAGACGCCGAGGGGAGGGATATGAATGCGGCGCGGAATTGCGGAAGCTTTCGCTTTGCATGCGACGCTTCTCCTTCTCGCGATGACACCAGCTCTCGAGGAataccttctctctttcttgcttgGAGTGATGCATAACCGCGTTGGTGGAAATAAAACGCTGGGTGTACGGTTAATTCTTCGCTGACCTAGTTTTTTTCCGGACGACTCTTCTTTGGAGGTTGTATTCGAGGCTTTTTTCGGTTCCTGCAGGTTTGGAAAGTTAATTAGCGACCGGAAAGTTTTGCAAGCGCGGTATAGTGTACACACAGAGTCGAAAACAAAGTTTTCGGGatgattttgaataattcagaTTCGGCGTGAATTGgtgtgttttttaaaattgtcgCACTTTAAATAAAGCCCGAAGATCGATGCCGACTATACATACGGAAAAGAGCAAAGTTTGAATGGATGCGCTGGGCGTCGGAGAAAATTTGAATAGCTGTTTCGAAGATTAAAAACTTTCGCTCTCCGGGAAAAGTTAGCTCTCGAAACACGAGAAGATAGAATTTTTTCCGCGTTATACGCCCCATGCATAAATCGTAAAAAGCTCCTTTGCCCGCGCGAGTCGTATGAAGCGCGAAATGGCGGCTTTCTAAATGCACATCCTTATGAGCGTCCTCCTCCCCCTCTTGAATCTTTCATCAGCGGTtagcatcgaaaaataatcCGAAAACCCTTTCAATTTAGCAACAGTTCTAAACCCAGCGTTTTGATGATAAGCAAGCCTACGAAAGCTCGGCAAATAAAGCACTAACGAGAGAGTGAGCGACTTCAAACGCGCCAAGAGAAATCGTCGCCGCGCAGACATTCCCGTGTCGCTTGATCTCGGTAAATTTGAACAGCTGCGGGGCTATACATACTCGAAGACGACGTCGCCGTGTGTATATCGAcccgagctgctgctgcgaggaTATTGCAAAGCGGTCATACGTGCGCCGCcacgtcggcggcggcgtttTCCGATAATACCAGCGTTTCGAGCCGTGTGCACGCGTGTGCGAAGAATGGATTTCGTGGCCGCTTGCTgtgttcctctctctctattttttttattttcgatccgcGGTCGacgactgctgctgcagcttttatttttatgattggCTTTTTTCTCTACGTTGATTGCGTAATCTTTTAAAATCGCTTCTACCCCCCGTTTATGGACGTCTCGCTTTTGATCGCGACGACGTGCTGAAAAAAGAGTACAGTTATTTTACGGCGTGTCAAAAGATTGATATCGAAATTTTTTGTCAAAAGGATCCTTTTCGACTTCTTTCCACCCGCGAGGAGTGGACTCGTTCTTTAAAAGCTCGCAAGCTCTATTTCACCGGCAAGAGCAGCGCATGACACGTGCACCTATTGGTTCTCCGACTGTTGGAAAAACAAAGTTAGTTAGACGTAAAAAAAGTCTCATCCAACTTACATCAGTAAAAAGTCAGTAGCTCTCACCCAGAACTgaaatttctttttcctcATGTGCTTGCAGCCCGCCAATTAATAACGTTTCCATCCACCTACACATACATCTTCCTAtctctttctgtctctctctctctctctctctctctctctctctctctctctctctctctctctcttcctctatATTCCTCCTCGTTTATACTCGACGATGTGTGCGTCTGGCGTATTCATTAGGACGTTCGTTATCGACGGGAGGATTTCAAGCAGTGGGTCAAGTTCAATTTACGCCGATGAGTTATCGAAAGTTACACCGCGAATTTCTTGCTCTCCCGCGTTTTTTCCATCATACCCAGTTTTTTCGCCCTTTCTTCTTTCAACGTTTGTTAGCGTCgattacaattttattttcactccGAAACTgggttgaaaattttttaatcgtCGCAACTCGCGTATAGCGTACATAGAAAATTGATAATTAACGTTTAATCGTCAACGTAATCGTTCATACAGCGTTGACGGAGGACATTGACAAATTACAACGAACCAGCCATTCGATCAAGTGTGGTGAAATTCGAGAGAAAACAATTACGCACTGTTAACTCTCACCGAACAAATTCATATTAAAATCAGTAGTGATACATCATGTTAAGTCAGACGTGCTCGCGTAAACCCTTAATAGCCAGGCCTGAAAcggtataaaatataaaacgtCGCTTATAAAGCCCTAATTACCGAATAAATCAGGCCTCTATAAACGTCTCCGATGTATAAATATCGCGAAGCTCATCGGACCGTAGTGCTTGCGTAATCAGCGACTGCGTTTCACGCGCGCTTTAGAGCTAAGCGCGCGATAAGACATCGGCCGCTCAGCCCGATAAATCAGCGATCTATACATTTCGCAGCTCTCGGCTTGTCGTATACACCGCCCACACTGTATACAGCGTCGTCCGGCCAAGACAAATATACGGAAACACGTAATACGCACAGGTTAGCAGAGGCTATTGTCCGCTTGAAGCGGTGAATGCTATAGTAGCCGTATACCGCGCTACACACTGCATACTACTCTCTGAGAGTTTAACGAGCGTGTAATACTAATCTCGCTCGTTGCTTAAGTGATACTCTTGTCGCTGAATAATCGCCGATCGAATATTTCGGGACCGCACCGGAGAAGCCAAGGGAATCCGAATTCAAAGGGAGAGGCATGTAAGGCGAGAGCCACACCACATTGTCACTAATTAATGAGCAGTAGCGCAGCCCGTTGGCAGGACGCTCCGTCTTCCGACTCTCGACGGTGTGTCTCGGCTCTTGTCTCGAGGGACGAGTGCGACAGGAAGAAGACGCGGTGGGATTATGCTTGCTGCGCAGGGGAAAAAAGTGGCTCGTGAAAAATTGCTGGAAAATTAGCGTGATTACGCGATGCCGTCACGGTTGTAACCTAATTAGAGCCGGAGATACGCTTTGCTTTTTCATCAGCATGTATATGCGCCGCCCTTTTGCACTTTGTTATTATACGTGCACTAGAGAACGTTGTAATATTGCAATGTATGACGTCTTCCGTTAATGAGTTTTTGGTTAACATGCAAGGCACTGGTTCACGCTCCAGTAGAGGGTAATTTTCTTAGCGAAGCATGACAAACCGTCCGCGATTATTGTTTACCCTCCCGCAAACTATTAATTTCCAAAGCTTACGTTATAACGTGTATAGAAGCCTATAGCCAGCGGCGATTCGTTACTACAGCCGAATCGCCGCGATTATTCAAGCAGCGCTGCACACATCCGATTTGAACTACTTACCTACATAAAGTACTTTCGCAGGAAGTAGTCGAGgatcgagtgagagagagagaaaaaccgCACATTCCGCTTCGCAATCCACAGCTGCATCGCTTACGCCCTGAAATCTCAGTAgtggcacacacacacacacacacacacacacacacacaggtgCAGTTTTAGCATTATGCAGGTCGCTTGGCACGGAGAACAAtcgatctctctctcctagCCTAATACCGGGCGCATCTGCAATTACTTTGACACACATacgagagtgtgtgagagagagagagagagagagagagagggaggaatCGTTGTGGGCCTGCATTGTGAGCGAGTTTATAGGCGCCTTGGACCTCCTGCCGAGCGATTCGAGTGCAGCGAGTAGCTGCGGGGGTGGAAAACATTCGGCTGCCGGTCGTTAAGGTCGAGTCGAGTGGCTCGCCGTGAATTTGGCCGAGTGGAGAGCTTTACGGCTCCGACTCTCTCGAATTTCTTGACGAATCTGCTTGGAATAGCGTAATCAacgttgtttttctttcattacACCTTGCACTCGGGCTAAATTCGACGACGAGCTTTTCCGAATATAATCCAGAAAAACAAGCCGCGCATCCCTCCCTCGCGTCAGCGCATACCTCAGCGCGTGGGGTGCACTCGGACTCTAGCGCCGCGCGCCAACCGCAGCCCATAAGTACACCGGCAACCACTGCGGCATAAATCATGCAGGCCAGCGCAGATTGCAGAAGCGCTATCGAGGCTAAGGCTAACGAACCTTGAGTCGGCTCTGCCACCGCGCGTCTAATGACGGAACTCGCGCTAACCTCCCCCTGTTCATACACATGGGAGGAATATAGCTATATCCGCTGGTACGCACAGTTGGCGAAACGTTGGCTGcccgcgtgtgtatgtatgtactcTATGGAAGAGATGCCACCGCGCGCGGACAAAGGCAATTGCCACTTAAgccgcgagggagagagagagagagagagagagagagagagagagagaccagcCAATAATGCGCCCGCGGTAATTCTAATAGCTATCGATTATGGAGGGCCGCCGGCAAGTTTTGCTCCGGCCGAAGGGAGATAAGGGCTAGGATCGACGAGGTCATTGGAAATTGGATAGAGAGAGGAGATGAAGTGCGCTGTGGTGCTTTTGTTCGGGAAAGcgaaatttttctctttttctttttatgcaGAGATTAGATCGGCTATTTTATTCCCGCGAACTTTCAGCCGGGGATCGAAAGTTTCGAGTCCACGGAGATATTACCGAAATTTCGGAAGCCATAGTCGAGCTTGACGGCATATTCTCCGCGCTGATCGAGCCTTCGATATACGAGTATACGGCAATAATTTCGAAGCGCCGCGACACGAGCGGGAAGAGCGTTTTAGTACCGTGAAACATATTACGCGCGGATCAATAAACGTCAAGCATTGAGAGACAGTACACGCGTACGAGCGAACGTTAATTGGACTGTATAATCCCCTGGATTTCGCACAGTGCCGACGACGCGTCAATCGCCCGTCTGACCATACTCGGAAACTTTCACTTAAAGCCCTCGCGACGAAATTATTTCTCGCCAAATTGAAGCTAAGTGATCGCATCGACTTCAAAATATCGCCTCACAGGTTACCTTCGACCTGCATCAAGGCTGCAGCGACGGCCGGTAATTtcaagaagagagagagagcgtttaGTCCCTCCTTATACTACCTCCCAAGTCATCCTCGGTTCCGCGTCTCCCCCGAGATATCTCCCACTTAGTTTGGGTTATCGAGTGACATTAGGCTGCTGCTTTGCGTCGCTTCGCCCGAGAGTGAAATGCTTCGTCGCGCGTGTGCGATTCTGATTGCGTCGATATTATGCTCTGCTTTTCTCTATGCAGCGGTGCGTGCACGCGTGCAGCCGTTGGGCGCCAATTTGCTCGACTTCGACGCGGGAGGGACAAAGTTCGGCTTAACTTCCGAGGAACTGGGAATTAATGGAGTTAATGGCTTGTTTGCCAGCGTTGGAATAAGTgtggtagagagagagagatagctgaGCGATTGATGAAGTGCTTCACCGCAGCTTGCAATAGTCCCTTGGGATTCCTTTGATTTCGTGCTTGTTAGGTAAGAGTGGTTAAATTAGCGGAGCTCTCGTTCGGCTTATTGATTGGGACATTTTCTTTCGAGGATGGAAACGTTCTCGAACTCTTGCGTGGATGGGGTATTTATGGTATTCATGcttgattttacaatttcagACCTTTATTACCGCGATCGACGACGCGTACATTATTGGTTGGAAAATACCGGCTCGCCGTCCTCGTCGACTGTTCCCTTCAAATTCCTCAGGACTGCTTGCAGGAATCTGGGATCTGAAAAAAGAGCGATGTTATGAACAAACGGCTAGCCTACTGCCTCTCGTAACAGTCTTGCACAGGCATCATAAAGCTGATGTGGGGGGATCTGGATAAATCATTCAAAATCTCGGTTATAAATCTCGCCTAGTCTCTTTTAACTTCCTTTTTTCCGGGCACAAAGGAGACACCTGGCTTAGGCTAAAAAATTACAGAAGTTTCGCTGAGTGGCAACAAAAACGAgagaaagaagtaaaaaagCGCGAAATAAGGGAAATTTATAAGAGTTAAAAATCCCCCCGCTGAGATAGGATGAAAACAGTCTGAGAAGTTTAGCAATAACTTATTGAAGAAAGATGAAATAACTAGCTGATATAGCCGAGCTCTTTGAATAAAAACTTTTCATCTCGCGATTATTGCGAAGTTTCAAGTCGCTTCGGGCTCTCGTGATGGCAATCGAAAGCATCAGCTGTATACGTTGTAAAACAAAGATGCGATATTAAGTGCGCGGTTATATAAATAGCCCTAATCCATACGCTAGGCATCAAATCAATCCGTAACCCAAATTCGAATTCCCGATGGGCCGCCACGTATCCCAGAGGATCAGGCGTGAAAGGGTCACCCAGATACTATACTAGCCTTTCACGTTACTGTTGGTGTTGGTATTGGAGTTGATATTCACGTCCTCCTCGTCGGcgtcatcgtcgtcatcgtctGCGTCAAGCTCCTGTTGCTGATCGATTCTCGCGGGAGTCTGCTGACACACTGGCGAGTTCCAGGGGTAGTACGGCCAGTTCGGTGGCTTGATTGGTGGAATTATCGGCGGAGGAGGTTGTATCCAGGGACTTTGGCCACAACTGCCTCTCCATGAGGGATCGAACATGCCAGTCGATGGGTCAGGAACGGGGTATTCTTGCGGCACGCGACTCCATGGATCAGGCATTTTCCAACCCAATCCAAAGCGGCCGTATGGGCCGATAGCTTGTCGCCATGCCAGGTCGTTTACGCCGTTGTCTCTAAACAGGTTGTTCAGAGAAGGTGGCAGAGGTTGATTGCATAGTGTCGGGTTGGAGTTGAGCTGTTGCTGAGCGAAGGTCAGGTCGAAACTCGCTGtctatgaataaataaaacaataatgaaaattagGGTAGGAtattcgtaaaaaaaataagatttatttttcgctGCCATCTCGTCGAGATCCCACTCATCCCTCCTTTGTTTGTCATCTCTCATTCGATCAGGAGAcagattttctctctctcatactCGGACTTTCTCATCCGCAGTAAAGTGTCTCACGGATATTGGCCTAATGCCGCcccttctcttttttccacTTACGCCTTATATTCGTGGGAGGGCGAAGCGAAGATCCCACCCAAAGCTACTTACGCGGCATTTGCTTGTTTGGTGCACAGGAACGCCTGATTGCTCGACGGAGGGGTGAAAGGGAATATCTCTGGTGTTTGAAACTCGATGCGTAgatgctttttctctctcacgtCTTGCCGAAAGCATATCTGCGTAAATCTTGATCGTGGCAGCGATAACTTTCGTCGTGTTTTCGAAAGCATCGGTATGTAGAGTATATCACAATTTGCTAAAATCCGCGCTACCTCTGCGTATAAGAGATTTAGACTTCATTTCACGGAttcggagagagagacgctgaCCGGGAAATTCTCTCAATGAGTTTCAAATTTATACAGCTTAGGAGAAATTCGCATTTATCGGTAAAAGCTTTTCCCCTCTGCGAATGCCTTTCAATCGTACATTTTCCGAGCTTATTATACGAGACGACTTACGTTCTCGTTAATTAAGTTCAATTGAATCTCGGACCAACGGAGACgttctatttttttcaatatcgcACGATTTACGCAGAATTAAACACTATTGAATAATTTTCCTCCACTGCTCGAATCACCTAGTATGGATTTACGGCCGCGATATAAGTGAATTAATCAAGCGCCGATAAAAGAACGAATTAAAACTCGTATTTCGACTTTCC
This genomic interval carries:
- the LOC103316219 gene encoding uncharacterized protein LOC103316219; this encodes MSPVTDRLLPLLLLLISTASFDLTFAQQQLNSNPTLCNQPLPPSLNNLFRDNGVNDLAWRQAIGPYGRFGLGWKMPDPWSRVPQEYPVPDPSTGMFDPSWRGSCGQSPWIQPPPPIIPPIKPPNWPYYPWNSPVCQQTPARIDQQQELDADDDDDDADEEDVNINSNTNTNSNVKDPRFLQAVLRNLKGTVDEDGEPVFSNQ